ATGGAGCAGGCTGTCCGCACCATGGGACTGCAGCAGCCTTTCCGCGTGCTCGACTCCTTCGACATTTTCCAGCACCTGATAGAGCAGTACGAGCGCAAGAGCGATTTCTCGGAGCAGGAGCACGCCTATTTCATCCAGATGGTGGAGAAGATCAAGGACACTCTCGGGTTCCGTCAGATCGAGGAGGCCGTGCCGCTGACCACCTCGCGCGAGATCAAGGCCGGCCAGACGGTGAAGGTGAAGCTGGGCCGGGACGGCCAGGAGTTCGAGTACGATTCCTGCGTGCTGGACAATGAGGAGAAAGTTATCACCCTGGATGGCTCGGGGATGGATTTCGGTTTCCTCAGGCTCGGGTTCGACACCACGCTGGAGGTGATTTTTCACCGCGAGGCGGATGCCGGATACAATTTCCTCACCACGATCACCAAGGCGCCGGACCCGGCGCGCAAGCACCTTTTCATCAAGCACCCCAAGAAACTGGAGCGCACCCAGGCCCGCAATTTCTCGCGCATGGAGGTGGTGTTCCCGTTCAGTTACTACCACATCGAAAAAAACAGGTTCAACACCATCGAGATCGACACCAACCTCATCGGCTGCGAGAGCCGTCCGGTCTACCGCGGCGAGAGCGTGGACATCAGCGGCGGCGGGATCGCGTTCAACACTTACCGCAAGGTG
The DNA window shown above is from bacterium and carries:
- a CDS encoding PilZ domain-containing protein, producing the protein MQQLSTVLVAVLLRLAELTRNQLIPHAQRWRAVQKGWGESSSHASEIIPWVMGVLVVSAFVFAIVFTRRERAKQKEREFVYYQRKAAEKGLDPQCLKLMEQAVRTMGLQQPFRVLDSFDIFQHLIEQYERKSDFSEQEHAYFIQMVEKIKDTLGFRQIEEAVPLTTSREIKAGQTVKVKLGRDGQEFEYDSCVLDNEEKVITLDGSGMDFGFLRLGFDTTLEVIFHREADAGYNFLTTITKAPDPARKHLFIKHPKKLERTQARNFSRMEVVFPFSYYHIEKNRFNTIEIDTNLIGCESRPVYRGESVDISGGGIAFNTYRKVSRGDFLYLNFQMLSEEHTEPLLAEVVWSGKDKKNENLQLVRARFFSITDKMQDALMKFVYQMQRRVARRMKFAPKR